The following coding sequences are from one Triticum aestivum cultivar Chinese Spring chromosome 5A, IWGSC CS RefSeq v2.1, whole genome shotgun sequence window:
- the LOC123101817 gene encoding protein PAIR1 encodes MEKCVACKCEATQPKTIPHTAHAASLGPHGRLPIRQRPVRRGPTRQEAAEREFKFQFLGVSPFPNTTSPPPPPPNPSLSSPPAIAAVALLGGAPLRDRAMKLKINKACDIASISVLPPRRTGGSSGGGGGMSAPAAASAAAAAQQQRSQSMSQKSFSQGGGGGGGPFSQGVGASFSQAIGSGGASFSQARGASFSQGSGTGDAAFSQVGGGGGAAFSQGGGSGGPAFSQAGGGGGAAFSQGGGGGGAAFSQGGGGGGAAFSQAGGGGGGGAAFSQAGGGGGAAFSQGGGSGGASFSQGGGSAPLVHAQSQLSQASLDANLLSLLSQAPARDQRFALEQDSSKRTSSYPASSASCVREESQLQLTKIPTNPIHRWSPSLPDSRCQVNEEVERKFQHLASSVHKMGMILDSVQNDVMQLNRAMKEASLDSGSIQKKFVLLEDSLKQILKGQDDLKAVLEGITERNPDQLSVLNSLASKQDEMSSLLSVLPKHVQIELGQLKGDISRIFSKEIEGIVRAVDTRLDRMQMLANQSCTTNAKPLMNQTSVTNGSPLMKQTPAADGSTLVNQTRVADGGPLMNQGPVADEIPLMNQGPVPDGRPQKKQRPVANGRSQRKEQTPVANGRPQRKKQRPVANGRPQRNQRPVPNGRPQVKPTKTADGSSQMNQKPEADGKALMNQVLAVTQAASAPAPLAYQRKTEGVKPNVEKGMAKAATGAQELGSSGDSSPAPPKEQELAIQKDNEEAPVNKAMLTIVIDSDDDEEGGGSAGSASCVTLKAEAGGAVAEAAMGEGEALEILRRARKRRRREGANAVVLDHC; translated from the exons ATGGAAAAATGTGTGGCATGCAAATGTGAAGCAACGCAGCCCAAGACCATTCCGCACACCGCCCACGCTGCCAGCCTGGGCCCGCATGGCCGGCTGCCTATAAGGCAACGGCCAGTGCGACGGGGCCCCACCAGGCAGGAAGCAGCAGAGAGAGAATTCAAATTCCAATTCCTCGGTGTCTCCCCATTCCCCAACACCACcagtccaccgccaccgccacccaaTCCGTCGCTCTCCTCcccgccggcgatcgccgccgtcgccctcctcGGCGGGGCGCCGCTCCGGGACCGGGCGATGAAGCTGAAGATCAACAAGGCGTGCGACATCGCCTCCATCTCCGTCCTCCCTCCCCG GAGGACCGGAGGGAgcagcggtggcggtggcgggaTGAGCGCGCctgctgctgcttccgcggcggcggcggcgcagcagcAGCGGTCCCAGTCCATGTCGCAGAAGTCCTTCtcgcagggaggaggaggaggcggcggcccgtTCTCGCAGGGCGTCGGCGCGTCCTTCTCGCAGGCCATAGGCAGCGGTGGCGCGTCCTTCTCCCAGGCCAGAGGCGCGTCCTTCTCGCAGGGCAGCGGCACCGGAGACGCCGCGTTCTCtcaggtcggtggaggcggaggcgcggcCTTCTCTCAGGGCGGTGGAAGCGGAGGCCCCGCGTTCTCTCAggccggcggaggcggaggcgcggccTTCTCTcagggcggtggaggcggaggcgcggcCTTCTCTcagggcggtggaggcggaggcgcggcCTTCTCTCAggccggtggaggcggaggcggaggcgcggccTTCTCTCAggccggtggaggcggaggcgcggcCTTCTCCCAGGGCGGTGGAAGCGGAGGCGCGTCCTTCTCCCAGGGCGGTGGCAGCGCGCCGCTCGTGCACGCGCAGTCGCAGCTCTCGCAGGCCTCCCTCGACGCGAACCTCCTCAGCCTCCTCTCGCAGGCTCCCGCGCGCGACCAG AGATTTGCCTTGGAACAGGACTCGTCGAAGAGGACATCTTCATATCCTGCCAGTTCAGCTTCTTGTGTGCGCGAGGAATCTCAGCTGCAACTGACAAAGATACCAACCAACCCTATCCACCGCTGGAGCCCCTCTCTTCCGGATAGCAGAT GTCAGGTTAATGAGGAAGTTGAGCGCAAGTTTCAGCATCTGGCAAGTTCAGTACATAAGATGGGAATGATATTAGACTCGGTGCAAAATGATGTGATGCAGTTAAACAGAGCCATGAAAGAGGCATCACTAGACT CTGGTAGCATTCAGAAAAAGTTTGTGCTCCTAGAGGACTCTCTAAAGCAAATT CTTAAGGGACAAGATGATCTCAAAGCAGTCCTTGAAGGAATCACAGAAAGAAATCCTGACCAACTGAGTGTTCTCAACTCTCTCGCCAGCAAACAGGATGAGATGTCCTCGTTACTTTCAGTCTTGCCAAAGCATGTGCAAATAGAACTGGGGCAACTGAAGGGTGACATCAGCAGAATTTTCTCAAAGGAGATAGAG GGGATAGTTAGAGCTGTTGATACTAGGCTTGACCGGATGCAAATGCTGGCA AACCAGAGCTGCACCACCAATGCAAAACCCCTGATGAACCAGACAAGTGTAACAAATGGAAGCCCCCTGATGAAGCAGACACCAGCAGCAGATGGAAGCACCCTGGTGAACCAGACAAGAGTAGCAGATGGAGGCCCCCTGATGAACCAAGGACCAGTAGCAGATGAAATCCCCCTGATGAACCAAGGACCAGTACCAGATGGAAGGCCGCAGAAGAAACAAAGACCAGTAGCAAATGGAAGGTCCCAGAGGAAGGAACAAACACCAGTAGCAAATGGAAGGCCCCAGAGGAAGAAACAAAGACCAGTAGCAAATGGAAGGCCCCAGAGGAACCAAAGACCAGTACCAAATGGAAGGCCCCAGGTGAAGCCAACAAAAACAGCAGATGGAAGCTCGCAGATGAACCAGAAACCCGAAGCAGATGGAAAGGCCCTAATGAACCAAGTACTAGCAGTAACTCAAGC TGCCAGTGCTCCTGCGCCCTTGGCTTATCAGAGGAAGACAGAAGGTGTGAAGCCAAATGTGGAAAAGGGGATGGCAAAGGCCGCCACAGGTGCACAGGAATTGGGTAGCTCAGGCGACAGCAGTCCGGCGCCACCTAAAGAGCAAGAGTTGGCGATTCAGAAGGACAATGAAGAGGCACCAGTCAACAAG GCGATGTTGACCATTGTCATCGActcggacgacgacgaggagggggGTGGCAGCGCCGGGAGCGCGTCATGCGTCACGCTGAAGGCCGAAGCAG GTGgtgcggtggcggaggcggcgatgGGCGAGGGGGAGGCGCTGGAGATCCTGCGGCGGGCGAGGAAGCGCCGGCGGAGGGAGGGGGCCAACGCCGTCGTGCTCGACCACTGCTAG